A genomic window from Silene latifolia isolate original U9 population chromosome 11, ASM4854445v1, whole genome shotgun sequence includes:
- the LOC141612977 gene encoding uncharacterized protein LOC141612977, with product MAKDGDSASASANKIDVLSPYYLGSHDVPGQSVSHVKLCSDNDEEWSRSMKMSLKSRRKFGFCDGSIEKPTDKLLLEQWEVVHCTLVQWIMHSIDESVKSSISYCEDARLLWDDLAERFSTVDGSKIHALKSQLHDYHQTHGMSATSYFGQLKALWDALANHEPPFACKCGRCLCGIDKDALARQDSE from the coding sequence atggCGAAGGATGGCGATTCCGCTTCCGCTTCCGCTAACAAAATTGATGTCTTGTCTCCTTATTATCTCGGGAGTCACGATGTCCCTGGTCAATCCGTTTCTCATGTCAAACTTTGTAGTGATAACGATGAGGAATGGAGTCGGTCTATGAAAATGTCTCTTAAATCGAGACGGAAATTTGGTTTTTGCGATGGGTCTATTGAAAAGCCGACTGACAAGTTATTGCTTGAGCAGTGGGAAGTCGTCCATTGTACTCTCGTTCAATGGATTATGCACTCCATTGACGAATCCGTCAAAAGTAGTATTTCCTACTGTGAAGATGCTCGTCTCCTTTGGGACGATTTGGCGGAACGCTTCTCCACTGTGGACGGTTCGAAGATCCATGCTCTTAAATCCCAACTTCACGATTATCATCAAACTCATGGTATGTCTGCTACCTCTTATTTTGGACAATTAAAAGCTTTATGGGATGCTCTTGCCAATCACGAGCCTCCGTTTGCCTGTAAATGTGGTCGTTGTCTTTGCGGCATCGATAAAGATGCTCTTGCCCGTCAAGATTCTGAATGA